The following are encoded together in the Cyanobacterium aponinum PCC 10605 genome:
- a CDS encoding glycosyltransferase has product MNLYFLFPQMHINSGGHIAQMKFMAIAQSLTNAYPVTYERKEKDVLYLEDIIRQTPTANSDIYVIHWGPHINKLLTKLKHRNVVYIAHSTGYKFKIPPQVPIIAVSKHSQAYWGRYAPNSLIFHLPNEISPQYQNWHQERPIDVLVQKRKSSQYLLKQLIPALKPHCNLFVIDSWVEDLATLFNQSKVYLYDSSEYWIQAGATEGFGLPPLEAMACGCTVFSSINDALSDYLDPSFNSYKLRVYSQEYDVQRILKVVNNWQDNDHEQLLKPYRIESIEVRFKNILSEINEFFLHQQSYQQNIPLIKKNKWQIIKKIINKIKR; this is encoded by the coding sequence ATGAATCTCTATTTTCTCTTTCCTCAAATGCACATCAATAGTGGTGGCCATATTGCTCAAATGAAATTTATGGCGATCGCACAATCTCTTACCAATGCTTATCCTGTCACCTACGAACGCAAAGAAAAGGATGTTTTATACTTAGAGGATATAATTAGACAGACTCCAACGGCTAATTCTGACATTTATGTTATTCACTGGGGACCTCACATAAACAAACTCTTAACAAAACTTAAACATCGCAATGTTGTTTACATAGCACATAGTACAGGTTATAAATTTAAAATACCGCCACAAGTACCAATAATTGCCGTCAGCAAACACTCTCAAGCCTACTGGGGAAGATATGCCCCTAATTCCCTAATTTTCCATTTACCAAATGAAATTTCCCCTCAATATCAAAACTGGCATCAAGAGCGCCCCATTGATGTTTTAGTACAAAAAAGAAAATCCTCTCAATATTTACTTAAACAATTAATACCAGCCTTAAAACCCCACTGTAATTTATTTGTGATTGACTCATGGGTAGAGGATTTAGCCACATTATTTAATCAAAGCAAAGTCTATCTTTATGACTCAAGTGAATATTGGATTCAAGCAGGAGCAACAGAAGGTTTTGGTTTACCTCCCCTAGAAGCAATGGCTTGTGGTTGCACTGTTTTTTCTAGTATAAATGATGCTTTATCAGATTATTTAGATCCTAGTTTTAATAGCTATAAATTAAGGGTTTATTCTCAAGAATATGATGTTCAAAGAATTTTAAAAGTGGTTAATAATTGGCAAGATAATGATCATGAACAGCTATTAAAACCCTACCGTATTGAATCTATAGAAGTTCGATTTAAAAATATTTTATCAGAGATAAATGAATTTTTCCTACATCAGCAAAGTTATCAACAAAATATCCCTTTAATCAAAAAAAATAAATGGCAAATCATCAAAAAGATTATCAACAAAATCAAAAGATAA
- a CDS encoding pentapeptide repeat-containing protein, translating into MNKNKQLLTILVFLISIVFCFCQNTLNAYAYQKEDLLKLENYHKCIKCDLEKYHFNSKKIDLQKANLKASNLHKANLKNNNISQVNFNQADLSFVNLENTTAIKTNFKQANISHSNLKRSNFSNSDFSQAQLNNANLSYSTLNKSNLSRSHLISAKLIQTNLTATNLHKANLSQADLTEANLSSKSKKEITNLSQANLSETRIINAEIKGVNLIKANLFHADLEGSDLQNSNLKKANLAQANLSHVNLTNANLKKANLINSSLVYAKLDHCDLRKANLEKANLTGTNIETCNLKGTIMPDGTIHN; encoded by the coding sequence ATGAACAAAAATAAACAACTATTAACTATATTGGTGTTTTTAATAAGTATCGTTTTTTGTTTCTGTCAAAATACCCTAAATGCTTACGCTTATCAAAAAGAAGATCTACTAAAGTTAGAAAACTATCATAAATGTATAAAATGTGACTTAGAAAAATATCATTTTAACTCGAAAAAAATTGATTTACAAAAGGCAAATCTTAAAGCATCAAACTTACATAAGGCTAATTTAAAAAACAATAACATATCTCAAGTAAACTTTAATCAAGCTGACTTATCTTTTGTTAATTTAGAAAATACAACAGCCATAAAAACTAATTTTAAACAAGCTAACATATCCCATAGTAATTTAAAAAGAAGTAATTTCAGTAATAGTGATTTTTCCCAAGCTCAATTAAATAATGCCAACTTAAGCTATAGTACACTAAATAAAAGTAATTTATCTCGATCGCATCTTATATCTGCCAAATTAATTCAAACGAATTTAACCGCCACAAACTTACACAAAGCAAATCTATCTCAAGCAGATTTAACAGAGGCAAATTTAAGTAGTAAAAGCAAAAAAGAAATCACAAATTTATCCCAAGCAAACTTAAGTGAAACAAGAATAATTAACGCCGAAATAAAAGGAGTAAATTTAATCAAAGCAAATCTTTTTCACGCCGATTTAGAAGGTAGTGATTTACAAAATTCCAACTTAAAAAAAGCGAACCTTGCACAAGCCAATTTAAGTCATGTTAACTTAACCAATGCCAACTTAAAAAAAGCCAATCTAATTAATTCTTCTTTAGTTTATGCCAAATTAGATCACTGTGATTTAAGAAAAGCAAACCTAGAAAAAGCTAATCTGACAGGAACTAACATAGAAACTTGCAACTTAAAAGGCACAATAATGCCTGACGGCACAATTCATAATTAA
- a CDS encoding diguanylate cyclase has protein sequence MTDYNPKNFLILAVDDNSVNRILIEKILRKEGYQAKILAHSQEVLPYMEQINPDLILLDLMMPNINGLELCQQIKLNPHFQDIPVIFITASDEKQDLLKAFDLGAVDYITKPFHNRELLARIKTHLELKFTRDELKKALVELEKLATTDELTGISNRRNFSTLAEREFNLAKRQKRYFALLILDIDYFKKINDSHGHIAGDFVIKSVAQQCVLSIRQEDLCARWGGEEFIIFLSESMLEDGIAVARRLRQDIEELSVAFESEQINVTVSIGVAVYNPEDKNVNQTIIRGDMALYQAKNSGRNRVVDENGVCYF, from the coding sequence ATGACTGACTATAATCCGAAAAACTTTTTGATTTTGGCGGTAGATGACAATTCAGTAAATAGAATTCTTATCGAGAAAATACTCCGTAAAGAAGGCTATCAGGCTAAAATTTTAGCCCACAGTCAAGAAGTTTTACCCTATATGGAACAAATTAACCCTGACTTAATTTTACTCGATTTAATGATGCCCAATATAAACGGGTTAGAATTATGTCAACAAATAAAACTGAATCCTCATTTTCAAGATATTCCCGTTATCTTTATTACAGCTAGTGATGAAAAACAAGATTTATTAAAAGCCTTTGATTTAGGAGCTGTAGATTATATTACAAAACCCTTTCATAACCGTGAGTTATTAGCTAGAATAAAAACTCATTTAGAGTTAAAATTTACCAGAGACGAGCTAAAAAAAGCCTTAGTAGAATTAGAAAAACTAGCAACAACAGATGAACTAACAGGAATATCAAATCGTCGCAATTTTAGTACTTTAGCAGAAAGAGAATTTAACCTAGCAAAAAGACAAAAAAGATATTTTGCATTGTTAATTTTAGACATTGATTATTTTAAAAAAATTAATGATTCCCATGGCCATATTGCTGGAGATTTTGTGATTAAATCTGTGGCACAACAATGCGTTTTATCCATTCGTCAAGAAGATTTATGTGCTCGTTGGGGGGGGGAAGAGTTTATCATTTTTCTCTCTGAAAGTATGTTAGAAGATGGTATTGCAGTGGCAAGACGTTTACGTCAAGATATAGAAGAATTATCTGTTGCTTTTGAGTCTGAACAGATAAACGTTACCGTGAGTATTGGTGTGGCTGTGTATAACCCTGAAGACAAAAATGTAAATCAAACTATTATTCGTGGTGATATGGCACTATATCAGGCGAAAAATAGCGGTAGAAATAGAGTGGTGGATGAGAATGGTGTTTGTTATTTTTAA
- a CDS encoding CPP1-like family protein → MSELNPYELLGVKEDASFEEIQKAKKKLKDKYENNPQQLENIEVAYDAIIMQRLRLRQEGKIKVPEQIRFPEKTVEPKKVTVISNAQKKANISLWFNNLIDQPSGKEILINSSIFLVLIVISIFNNSSETLPLLLTVGVGTSFAVLYRKQRAFWRSVGITFITFIVGICLANVIFSLSLNTGFNLSLSAEQFASLFTFCLLWLVSNFTR, encoded by the coding sequence ATGAGTGAGTTGAATCCTTATGAACTATTAGGAGTAAAGGAGGATGCTTCTTTTGAAGAGATACAAAAAGCTAAAAAAAAGTTGAAGGATAAATACGAAAATAACCCTCAACAACTGGAAAATATCGAGGTTGCTTATGATGCTATCATTATGCAAAGGTTACGTTTAAGACAGGAAGGAAAAATAAAAGTACCTGAACAAATTCGCTTTCCTGAAAAAACTGTAGAACCGAAAAAAGTGACAGTTATTTCTAATGCTCAAAAGAAAGCAAATATTTCTCTCTGGTTTAATAATCTAATTGATCAACCTTCTGGAAAAGAAATATTAATCAATAGTTCAATTTTTTTAGTTTTAATAGTTATTAGTATTTTTAATAATAGTAGTGAAACTTTACCTCTACTTTTAACGGTGGGAGTAGGTACTAGTTTTGCTGTTTTATATCGTAAACAAAGAGCTTTTTGGCGTTCTGTAGGGATAACTTTTATTACTTTTATTGTTGGTATTTGTCTGGCAAATGTTATTTTTAGCTTATCTCTTAATACTGGATTTAATTTAAGTCTTTCTGCAGAACAATTTGCTTCTTTATTTACTTTTTGTTTACTCTGGTTAGTTAGCAATTTTACTCGCTAA
- the recF gene encoding DNA replication/repair protein RecF (All proteins in this family for which functions are known are DNA-binding proteins that assist the filamentation of RecA onto DNA for the initiation of recombination or recombinational repair.), which translates to MYLSKLNLNYFRNYIQSEINFSSNKIIILGNNAQGKSNLLEAIQLLSCLKSHRTNKDLDLVYRDRIYGEIKGEITRNYADYSLSILFPAKGKRELKVNYEKISRNIDFLGIVNTVLFSSLDLDLVKGSPEYRRNWVDNLLLQLEPVFSYIIKEYNHVLKQRNSLLKRLKKQGITNYEDLSQTTILELNIWENKLIENACRVMRRRKRVLDKLEPLARLWHDKISNKTEKLEIIYHPNVTYDRDDIQEIKQKIQREIEDKRNTELLMGVTLVGPHRDEIEFVINKSVARNYGSQGQQRTLVLSLKLGELQLIEQIIGETPLLLLDDVMAELDLQRQQQLLDCLGNRFQTFITTTHLNYFDERLLQEAQIIRVEKGKIV; encoded by the coding sequence ATGTATTTAAGTAAATTAAATTTAAACTATTTTCGTAACTATATTCAATCAGAAATTAATTTCTCTAGTAATAAGATAATTATTTTGGGAAATAATGCCCAAGGAAAGTCTAATTTATTAGAAGCAATACAGCTATTATCTTGTCTAAAAAGTCATCGCACTAATAAGGATTTAGATTTAGTTTACCGCGATCGCATCTATGGTGAAATAAAAGGAGAAATTACTCGCAACTACGCAGATTATAGTTTAAGCATCTTATTTCCTGCAAAAGGGAAAAGAGAATTAAAAGTAAATTATGAAAAAATATCTCGAAATATAGACTTTTTAGGTATTGTTAATACAGTTTTATTTTCTAGTTTAGACCTTGATTTGGTGAAAGGTTCTCCCGAATATAGAAGAAATTGGGTGGATAACCTTTTATTACAATTAGAGCCAGTTTTTAGCTATATTATCAAAGAATATAATCATGTATTAAAACAAAGAAATAGTTTATTAAAAAGATTGAAAAAACAAGGTATAACTAATTATGAAGATTTATCTCAAACCACTATTTTAGAACTTAATATATGGGAAAATAAACTAATTGAAAATGCCTGTAGAGTAATGCGCAGAAGAAAAAGAGTTTTAGATAAATTAGAGCCTTTAGCAAGATTATGGCATGACAAAATTAGTAATAAAACTGAAAAATTAGAAATTATTTATCACCCCAATGTAACTTATGATCGTGACGATATACAAGAAATAAAACAAAAAATTCAAAGGGAAATTGAAGATAAAAGAAACACAGAATTGCTAATGGGAGTGACATTAGTCGGTCCTCATCGTGATGAAATAGAATTTGTGATTAATAAAAGTGTAGCTAGAAATTATGGCTCTCAAGGGCAACAACGTACATTAGTATTATCTCTCAAATTAGGGGAGTTGCAATTAATTGAACAGATTATCGGAGAAACCCCTTTGCTACTACTAGATGATGTGATGGCAGAATTAGATTTACAAAGACAACAACAGCTATTAGACTGTTTAGGGAATCGTTTTCAAACTTTTATTACAACTACTCACCTTAATTATTTTGATGAAAGATTACTACAAGAAGCACAAATTATTCGTGTGGAAAAAGGTAAAATTGTATAA